Proteins found in one Canis aureus isolate CA01 chromosome 19, VMU_Caureus_v.1.0, whole genome shotgun sequence genomic segment:
- the RAB8A gene encoding ras-related protein Rab-8A: MAKTYDYLFKLLLIGDSGVGKTCVLFRFSEDAFNSTFISTIGIDFKIRTIELDGKRIKLQIWDTAGQERFRTITTAYYRGAMGIMLVYDITNEKSFDNIRNWIRNIEEHASADVEKMILGNKCDVNDKRQVSKERGEKLALDYGIKFMETSAKANINVENAFFTLARDIKAKMDKKLEGNSPQGSNQGVKITPDQQKRSSFFRCVLL, encoded by the exons ATGGCGAAGACCTACGATTACCTGTTCAAGCTGCTGCTGATCGGGGACTCGGGGGTGGGGAAGACCTGTGTCCTGTTCCGCTTCTCCGAGGACGCCTTCAACTCAACTTTCATCTCCACCATAG gaattgACTTTAAAATTAGGACCATAGAGCTCGATGGCAAGAGAATTAAGCTACAGATATG GGACACAGCTGGTCAAGAACGGTTTCGGACGATCACAACAGCCTATTACAGGGGCGCAATG GGCATCATGCTGGTCTATGACATCACCAACGAGAAATCCTTTGACAATATCCGGAACTGGATTCGGAACATTGAGGAG CATGCTTCTGCAGATGTCGAAAAGATGATACTCGGAAACAAGTGTGATGTGAACGACAAAAGACAAGTTTCCAAGGAACGGGGAGAAAAG CTGGCCCTGGACTATGGAATCAAGTTCATGGAGACCAGTGCGAAGGCCAACATCAATGTGGAGAAC GCATTTTTCACTCTCGCCAGAGACATCAAAGCAAAGATGGACAAAAAATTG GAAGGCAACAGTCCCCAAGGGAGCAACCAGGGAGTCAAAATCACACCAGACCAGCAGAAGAGGAGCAGCTTTTTCCGATGTGTTCTTCTGTGA